From one Catenuloplanes nepalensis genomic stretch:
- a CDS encoding extracellular solute-binding protein — MFRTRKIGVVAAALAVTASLGLAACGGDDSGDSGDGKTLKLWHYEGPNSAMGIAWAKAIEDFKASHPGVEVVYEEKGFEQIRQNAGMILNSNEAPDLMEYNKGNASAGLLSKQGLLTDMTEEVTKRGWDAKIPASIATTSKYDQNGVMGGDKWYGVTNYGEYVMVYYNKDEFKRLNLQIPTTLAEFETVMQKFKDDGKTPLAVGGAEYPAQQIFYQLALSGATNTFVDDYQLYKNKVDFQGPEMTKGATKFAEWVSKGYIAKDSAGVKAEDMGVSFIQGKSPILISGSWWYGRFTDEIKYDWGTFLFPGNTLQAGSGGNLWVIPTSAKNKSLAYDFIEITMKPEIQALLGNSGGVPIGADASAITDPKNKELIENFNKINSANGLAFYPDWPAPGYYDVLVAGMQNLINGSKEPKAVLDEIATPYNDNLASVGK, encoded by the coding sequence ATGTTCCGTACCAGGAAGATAGGGGTTGTCGCGGCCGCACTGGCCGTGACCGCGTCCCTCGGGCTCGCGGCCTGTGGCGGCGACGACTCCGGCGACTCCGGCGACGGCAAGACCCTGAAGCTGTGGCACTACGAGGGCCCGAACAGCGCGATGGGCATCGCCTGGGCCAAGGCCATCGAGGACTTCAAGGCGTCGCACCCGGGCGTCGAGGTGGTCTACGAGGAGAAGGGGTTCGAGCAGATCCGGCAGAACGCCGGCATGATCCTGAACTCGAACGAGGCCCCGGACCTCATGGAGTACAACAAGGGCAACGCCAGCGCCGGTCTGCTGTCCAAGCAGGGTCTCCTGACGGACATGACCGAGGAGGTCACGAAGCGCGGCTGGGACGCCAAGATCCCGGCGAGCATCGCGACCACGTCCAAGTACGACCAGAACGGCGTCATGGGCGGCGACAAGTGGTACGGCGTCACGAACTACGGCGAGTACGTGATGGTCTACTACAACAAGGACGAGTTCAAGCGGCTCAACCTGCAGATCCCGACCACGCTGGCCGAGTTCGAGACGGTCATGCAGAAGTTCAAGGACGACGGTAAGACCCCGCTCGCGGTCGGCGGCGCGGAGTACCCGGCGCAGCAGATCTTCTACCAGCTGGCGCTCTCCGGCGCGACGAACACGTTCGTCGACGACTACCAGCTCTACAAGAACAAGGTCGACTTCCAGGGCCCGGAGATGACCAAGGGCGCGACCAAGTTCGCCGAGTGGGTCAGCAAGGGCTACATCGCGAAGGACTCGGCCGGCGTCAAGGCCGAGGACATGGGCGTCAGCTTCATCCAGGGCAAGTCCCCGATCCTGATCTCGGGTTCGTGGTGGTACGGCCGGTTCACCGATGAGATCAAGTACGACTGGGGCACGTTCCTGTTCCCGGGCAACACGCTGCAGGCCGGCTCCGGCGGCAACCTGTGGGTCATCCCGACCAGCGCGAAGAACAAGTCGCTGGCGTACGACTTCATCGAGATCACGATGAAGCCGGAGATCCAGGCGCTCCTCGGCAACTCCGGTGGCGTCCCGATCGGTGCGGACGCGTCCGCGATCACCGACCCGAAGAACAAGGAGCTGATCGAGAACTTCAACAAGATCAACTCCGCGAACGGTCTCGCGTTCTACCCGGACTGGCCCGCGCCCGGCTACTACGACGTGCTCGTGGCCGGCATGCAGAACCTGATCAACGGTTCCAAGGAGCCGAAGGCGGTCCTGGACGAGATCGCCACGCCGTACAACGACAACCTCGCCAGCGTCGGCAAGTAG
- a CDS encoding TIGR03557 family F420-dependent LLM class oxidoreductase, with amino-acid sequence MVSIGYTLMSEQSGPRELVDYAIRAEAAGFGHLVMSDHYNPWLESQGHSPYAWSVLGAVAHATSRVEMLSYVTCPIRRYHPAVVAQKASTVGVLSEGRFTLGLGSGENLNEHVVGPWPHVQDRHDMFEEALQIIRPLLAGERLTYSGTFFDVPEARIWDRPEAHVPMAIAISGKSSAALAAEYGDAVVAIEPDADLLGAYREAGGAGNHYGQVPICWGPDEKACRKVVHDQWRWSGLTWKVNAELPEPESFAAATQTVREEDVAEAVSCGPDVEKHVAAIQKFVDAGFSHVAVVQVGGDSQPEFLEWAEKELLPRF; translated from the coding sequence ATGGTGTCGATTGGCTATACGTTGATGAGTGAGCAGTCCGGCCCGCGCGAGCTGGTGGATTACGCGATCCGCGCGGAGGCGGCCGGGTTCGGCCATCTGGTGATGTCCGACCACTACAACCCGTGGCTGGAGTCGCAGGGGCACTCGCCCTACGCCTGGTCGGTGCTGGGCGCGGTCGCGCACGCCACCTCGCGCGTGGAGATGCTGTCCTACGTCACCTGCCCGATCCGCCGCTACCACCCGGCGGTCGTCGCGCAGAAGGCGTCGACGGTCGGGGTGCTGTCCGAGGGCAGGTTCACGCTCGGCCTCGGCTCCGGCGAGAACCTGAACGAGCACGTGGTGGGCCCGTGGCCGCACGTGCAGGACCGGCACGACATGTTCGAGGAGGCGCTGCAGATCATCCGGCCGCTGCTGGCCGGTGAGCGGCTGACGTACTCCGGCACGTTCTTCGACGTGCCGGAAGCCCGGATCTGGGACCGGCCCGAGGCGCACGTGCCGATGGCGATCGCGATCTCCGGGAAGTCCTCCGCCGCGCTGGCCGCGGAGTACGGCGACGCGGTGGTCGCGATCGAGCCGGACGCGGACCTGCTGGGCGCGTACCGCGAGGCCGGCGGCGCCGGGAACCACTACGGCCAGGTGCCGATCTGCTGGGGCCCGGACGAGAAGGCCTGCCGCAAGGTCGTGCACGACCAGTGGCGCTGGTCCGGACTCACCTGGAAGGTCAACGCGGAGCTGCCCGAGCCGGAGTCGTTCGCGGCCGCGACGCAGACCGTCCGCGAGGAGGACGTGGCCGAGGCGGTCAGCTGCGGGCCGGACGTGGAGAAGCACGTCGCCGCGATCCAGAAGTTCGTGGATGCGGGGTTCAGCCACGTGGCCGTGGTCCAGGTCGGCGGCGACAGCCAGCCGGAGTTCCTGGAGTGGGCCGAGAAGGAGCTACTCCCCCGTTTCTGA
- a CDS encoding LacI family DNA-binding transcriptional regulator, producing the protein MADVARRAKVAVSTVSYALNGTRPVAKATAERIHRAMDELGYRPNALARGLASKRSRNVALIFPMLERGLGLTEMEFVSAAAETAGELGYHLVLWSTPLGDTDLLTKLTRQGLVDGVVIMEVHLEDVRIEMLRRAGVPFCMIGRTGENGDDSFADIDFESTIRDAVAHLRALGHERIGFVNHSRASFDAGYGPSVRAARAFEEATDGSGVSRFCDDSPTAGREIWRELSASAPGMTGLIVMNERASAGVLAAIAQQGARVPEDFSVLSVASSERVAEMTYPPLTTFHPPAAELGRLGVQVLIDRLEGREVPLLQQLIPCRLVLRDSTGPATRQPGTGN; encoded by the coding sequence ATGGCCGACGTGGCTCGCCGCGCCAAGGTCGCGGTCTCCACCGTGTCGTATGCGTTGAACGGGACCCGTCCGGTCGCCAAGGCCACGGCGGAGCGCATCCACCGGGCCATGGACGAGCTCGGCTACCGGCCGAACGCGCTGGCCCGCGGCCTGGCCAGCAAGCGCAGCCGGAACGTGGCACTGATCTTTCCGATGCTGGAGCGCGGTCTCGGCCTGACCGAGATGGAGTTCGTCTCCGCGGCCGCGGAGACCGCCGGCGAGCTCGGCTATCACCTGGTCCTCTGGTCCACGCCGCTCGGCGACACCGACCTGCTCACCAAGCTGACCCGGCAGGGCCTGGTCGACGGCGTGGTGATCATGGAGGTGCACCTCGAGGACGTGCGAATCGAGATGCTGCGCCGCGCCGGCGTGCCGTTCTGCATGATCGGCCGGACCGGTGAGAACGGTGACGACTCGTTCGCCGACATCGACTTCGAGAGCACGATCAGGGACGCGGTGGCGCACCTGCGAGCGCTCGGCCACGAGAGGATCGGCTTCGTCAACCACTCGCGCGCCTCGTTCGACGCCGGTTACGGGCCGTCGGTCCGGGCCGCGCGCGCGTTCGAGGAGGCCACCGACGGCAGCGGCGTCAGCCGGTTCTGCGACGACTCGCCGACGGCCGGCCGGGAAATCTGGCGCGAGCTGAGCGCGTCCGCACCCGGCATGACCGGCCTGATCGTGATGAACGAGCGGGCGAGTGCGGGCGTGCTGGCCGCCATCGCGCAACAGGGGGCGCGCGTACCTGAGGACTTTTCGGTACTTTCGGTCGCCTCCTCCGAGCGCGTCGCGGAGATGACCTACCCGCCGCTGACCACGTTCCACCCGCCCGCGGCGGAACTGGGCCGGCTCGGCGTGCAGGTGCTCATCGACCGCCTGGAGGGGCGCGAGGTTCCGCTCCTACAACAGCTCATCCCCTGCCGGCTGGTGCTGCGCGACAGCACCGGCCCGGCTACGCGACAACCGGGGACCGGGAACTGA
- a CDS encoding DUF3558 family protein, producing the protein MIRRRALPLIAAAALTVPALSGCVMISTENPEPAPAATTAPGKGSGLPNALPSGVPSLPSGRPGLPGGAKPADGGTIGDPCDLLTRIEVIALTGRQVSQIDSDGEDETAAVRFCQWQLADGQLAIFISHTTKADFELQAKAGTPITGVGDDAYTQSGHLFVLAGDTQIDVYARGGEDAANLKVAKQVATKLLPKLR; encoded by the coding sequence ATGATCCGCCGCCGCGCCCTGCCACTGATCGCCGCCGCCGCCCTCACCGTGCCCGCGCTCTCCGGCTGCGTCATGATCAGCACGGAGAACCCCGAGCCCGCACCCGCCGCCACCACCGCCCCCGGCAAGGGATCCGGCCTGCCGAACGCCCTGCCCAGCGGCGTGCCGAGCCTGCCCAGCGGCAGGCCAGGGCTCCCCGGCGGCGCGAAGCCGGCCGACGGCGGCACCATCGGCGACCCCTGCGACCTCCTCACCCGGATCGAGGTCATCGCCCTGACCGGCCGCCAGGTCAGCCAGATCGACTCCGACGGCGAGGACGAGACCGCCGCGGTGCGCTTCTGCCAGTGGCAACTCGCCGACGGCCAGCTCGCGATCTTCATCAGCCACACCACCAAGGCCGACTTCGAGCTGCAGGCCAAGGCCGGCACCCCGATCACCGGCGTCGGCGACGACGCCTACACCCAGTCCGGCCACCTCTTCGTCCTGGCCGGCGACACCCAGATCGACGTCTACGCCCGGGGTGGCGAGGACGCGGCCAACCTCAAGGTCGCCAAGCAGGTCGCCACCAAGCTCCTGCCCAAGCTCCGGTAA
- a CDS encoding carbohydrate ABC transporter permease, with protein MKGTPLTMVKTRSRQGGKSGYLLFLLPGVLLFTAVIIIPLIMNIGISFTRWQGIGTPQWVGLEHYERLIHDANFWASFRNILFIIVAMVVVPTLLGLFLAAVLFDYVGKKIGPGTASVFRSGLYLPQVLPVAVTGIVWGWFLNSSTGVFNSILDSIGLGFLAQNWLGDPKWALWSVMFVMVWVQLGYPVVMFMSGLQRVDPELYEAADLDGAGWWQKFTRIAIHLIKPEIYVVLVTTTISALKIFGQIFVLTRGGPGNSTLVPSYFAWQNFFEKFNAGYGAAISTVLTLIIIVLTYVFLRIQTADERRGA; from the coding sequence GTGAAAGGCACCCCCCTCACCATGGTCAAGACCCGGTCCCGGCAGGGCGGCAAGAGCGGTTATCTGCTCTTCCTGCTCCCCGGCGTGCTGCTCTTCACCGCCGTCATCATCATCCCGCTGATCATGAACATCGGGATCAGCTTCACCCGCTGGCAGGGCATCGGCACCCCGCAGTGGGTCGGGCTGGAGCACTACGAGCGGCTCATCCACGACGCGAACTTCTGGGCGTCCTTCCGGAACATCCTCTTCATCATCGTCGCGATGGTGGTCGTACCCACGCTGCTCGGTCTGTTTCTCGCCGCGGTCCTCTTCGACTACGTCGGCAAGAAGATCGGCCCGGGTACGGCGAGCGTGTTCCGCTCCGGCCTCTACCTGCCGCAGGTGCTCCCGGTCGCGGTCACCGGCATCGTGTGGGGCTGGTTCCTCAACTCCAGCACCGGCGTGTTCAACTCGATCCTGGACAGCATCGGGCTCGGCTTCCTCGCGCAGAACTGGCTCGGCGACCCGAAGTGGGCGCTCTGGTCCGTGATGTTCGTGATGGTGTGGGTCCAGCTCGGTTACCCGGTCGTGATGTTCATGTCCGGCCTGCAGCGCGTCGACCCCGAGCTCTACGAGGCCGCGGACCTGGACGGCGCTGGCTGGTGGCAGAAGTTCACCCGGATCGCGATCCACCTGATCAAGCCGGAGATCTACGTCGTGCTGGTCACCACCACGATCTCGGCCCTCAAGATCTTCGGTCAGATCTTCGTGCTGACCCGGGGCGGGCCGGGCAACTCCACGCTGGTCCCCTCCTATTTCGCGTGGCAGAACTTCTTCGAGAAATTCAACGCGGGGTACGGCGCGGCGATCTCCACGGTGCTGACGCTGATCATCATCGTGCTGACCTACGTCTTCCTGCGCATCCAGACCGCCGACGAGCGGCGGGGAGCCTGA
- a CDS encoding MarR family winged helix-turn-helix transcriptional regulator, whose protein sequence is MADGRAVLMALERMKQSHLTLHHAVARRLKINSIDAEAIAHLIADEPLGQEVLRARLLISKSAMTALVDRLVRDDFLVRHANPADRRSTLLTVSERARHGWENGMAKVFDTIGPSAAALGPEAAAVVADFLDQVTLLQLGLAGEVMRHRSETGE, encoded by the coding sequence GTGGCGGACGGCCGTGCGGTGCTCATGGCGCTGGAGCGGATGAAGCAGTCGCATCTGACGCTGCACCACGCGGTGGCGCGACGACTGAAGATCAACTCGATCGACGCGGAGGCGATCGCGCACCTGATCGCGGACGAGCCGCTCGGTCAGGAGGTGCTGCGCGCCCGGCTGCTGATCAGCAAGAGCGCGATGACCGCGCTGGTCGACCGGCTGGTCCGGGACGACTTCCTGGTCCGGCACGCGAACCCGGCCGACCGGCGCTCGACGCTGCTGACCGTCTCCGAGCGCGCCCGGCACGGCTGGGAGAACGGGATGGCGAAGGTCTTCGACACGATCGGCCCGTCGGCGGCGGCCCTCGGCCCGGAGGCCGCCGCCGTGGTGGCCGACTTCCTCGACCAGGTCACCCTGTTGCAGCTCGGGCTCGCGGGCGAGGTGATGCGGCACCGCTCAGAAACGGGGGAGTAG